The following coding sequences lie in one Vanacampus margaritifer isolate UIUO_Vmar chromosome 16, RoL_Vmar_1.0, whole genome shotgun sequence genomic window:
- the tmem248 gene encoding transmembrane protein 248 translates to MVYLLNPLENLRSYINNRPPLVIFMISVSAVAIAFLTIGYFFKIKEIKSPELTEDWNTFLLRYNELDFCVSENETIKHGLNESITPESLAATSGQARPSTLAPLFSEDSGSINISVPITLTLDPQRPFGGYSRNITHLYATILGQQVGLSGRESHEEINITFTLPVSWSADDCILHGHCEQVVFSTCMTITAASNIFPVTVQPPHCTPETYTNATSWYRVFTTVRDSDTKYSQDYNPFWCYKGAVGKVYHALNPKLTVIVPDDDRSLINLHLMHTSYFLFVMVITMFCYAVIKGRPGKVRQNSPDFFPEKVALSEG, encoded by the exons ATG GTGTACCTGTTGAACCCTCTGGAGAACCTGAGAAGCTACATCAACAACCGCCCGCCACTGGTCATTTTTATGATCAGTGTCAGTGCTGTGGCCATCGCCTTCCTCACTATTGGCTACTTCTTCAAGATCAAGGAGATCAAGTCTCCAGAGTTGACCGAG GACTGGAACACGTTCCTTCTACGCTACAACGAGCTAGACTTCTGTGTGTCGGAGAACGAGACCATCAAGCATGGTCTCAATGAGTCTATCACGCCTGAGAGCTTGGCAGCGACCAGCGGGCAGGCACGGCCCAGCACGCTGGCGCCGCTGTTCTCGGAGGACTCGGGCTCCATCAACATCTCAGTGCCCATCACGCTCACCCTGGACCCCCAGCGGCCCTTCGGCGGCTATTCTCGCAACATTACTCACCTGTATGCCACTATCCTGGGACAGCAGGTTGGCCTTTCTG GCCGGGAATCCCACGAAGAGATCAACATCACGTTCACGCTACCCGTGTCCTGGAGCGCTGACGACTGCATCCTGCACGGCCACTGCGAGCAGGTGGTGTTCAGCACGTGCATGACCATCACGGCAGCAAGCAACATCTTTCCAGTCACAGT gCAACCACCACACTGCACGCCAGAGACGTACACAAATGCCACTTCCTGGTATAGGGTGTTCACCACCGTGCGGGACTCGGACACCAAGTACAGCCAGGACTACAACCCCTTCTGGTGCTACAAGGGCGCCGTGGGCAAGGTGTACCACGCCCTCAACCCCAAGCTCACCGTCATCGTGCCCGAC GATGACCGCTCCCTCATCAACCTGCACCTGATGCACACCAGCTACTTCCTGTTCGTCATGGTCATCACCATGTTTTGCTATGCCGTCATCAAGGGCAGGCCCGGCAAAGTACGGCAAAACAGCCCTGATTTCTTCCCTGAGAAG GTGGCACTGTCAGAAGGCTAA
- the LOC144036333 gene encoding dynein regulatory complex protein 1-like, whose protein sequence is MQSQESNVSRPEVHEDPQAVKVEEPMTAQRVIRLHCELLSFFTDLETAADAKQSLRRTKFEEALRLRMERLDNSKEFSKKKLEEIKEGWAQADTKATLPDLLDALKGQQGLCSEMMNHKMDLIAQLQKNWMDGDERHSIDLRKQTEALDLMIERMNKVRRKTMANKELAHIQSPHDVFLTQSLREWEGYQAELRARRKEWLTQRKLAMEEYENAMPKLELAQEECNTSKRSIDMKLMELEREQEEIKGKRNVLEARKLSCDEKPEVIYLLRKRVNTLKVQLSDIMKSIQMEEENFHRREQYLLDDIRHSMAQHKRIQKKMKHFALSDTQTFVEMSRMLVAEVKLLAESALAADSHLCAHLGLTWEHPVAATERCYPIQPQDKFEMAAQVYAESVAEVDSKTMVALLGLLCDELGFLMENSEHLSFLHNERRTAEKLLGLLNAFDFYDDDLNRLAAFLLKYEEQHRVQAAQADEDPVGGTAELIHPNNILPAFLSFVSYRVHCMKSSELRHYLEWDSDADKAFWESMANIIPEEKLRVWDAAEIALTQYLAVLEENSEIFQKNRTLGEENRELRRQLTSDNDGSAFLLKDFLVKENSLNFTK, encoded by the coding sequence ATGCAGAGCCAGGAAAGTAACGTGTCCAGGCCGGAGGTCCATGAGGACCCCCAAGCAGTCAAGGTTGAAGAACCCATGACAGCTCAGCGAGTCATCCGCCTGCATTGCGAGCTGCTCTCCTTTTTCACCGACCTTGAGACGGCGGCCGACGCCAAGCAGTCGCTGCGGCGGACCAAGTTCGAGGAGGCCCTGCGGCTGCGCATGGAGCGCTTGGATAACTCCAAGGAATTCAGCAAGAAGAAGCTGGAGGAGATCAAGGAGGGCTGGGCTCAGGCCGACACCAAAGCCACGCTGCCGGACCTCTTGGATGCCCTGAAAGGTCAGCAGGGGCTGTGCTCAGAGATGATGAACCACAAAATGGACCTCATCGCCCAGCTGCAAAAGAATTGGATGGATGGCGACGAGCGCCACTCCATCGATCTACGCAAGCAGACAGAGGCTCTGGACCTGATGATTGAGCGCATGAACAAAGTGAGGCGCAAGACCATGGCAAACAAGGAGCTGGCGCACATCCAGAGCCCACACGACGTCTTCTTGACGCAGAGCCTGCGTGAGTGGGAGGGCTACCAGGCGGAGCTCCGGGCCCGCCGCAAAGAATGGCTGACCCAGAGGAAGCTGGCCATGGAGGAGTATGAGAATGCCATGCCCAAGCTGGAGCTGGCGCAGGAGGAGTGCAACACATCCAAGCGCTCCATCGACATGAAGCTGATGGAGCTGGAGCGAGAGCAGGAAGAGATTAAGGGCAAGCGCAACGTGCTTGAGGCCCGCAAGCTGAGCTGCGACGAGAAGCCCGAGGTCATCTACCTGCTGCGCAAGCGCGTCAACACGCTCAAGGTGCAGCTGAGCGACATTATGAAGTCGATCCAGATGGAGGAGGAGAACTTCCACCGGCGCGAGCAATATCTGCTGGATGACATCCGCCACAGCATGGCACAGCACAAGCGCATCCAGAAAAAGATGAAGCACTTCGCCCTGTCTGACACACAGACCTTCGTGGAGATGTCGCGCATGCTAGTGGCCGAGGTGAAGCTGCTGGCTGAGAGTGCGCTGGCGGCAGACTCGCACCTCTGCGCCCACCTGGGCCTGACGTGGGAGCATCCTGTTGCCGCCACGGAGCGCTGCTACCCTATACAGCCGCAGGACAAGTTCGAGATGGCGGCGCAGGTGTATGCTGAGAGCGTGGCCGAGGTGGACTCCAAAACCATGGTGGCGTTGCTGGGGCTGTTGTGTGATGAGCTGGGATTCTTGATGGAGAACAGCGAGCACCTCAGCTTCTTGCACAACGAGCGCCGTACGGCCGAGAAGCTCCTAGGCCTCCTCAACGCATTTGACTTCTACGACGACGACCTCAACAGGCTGGCAGCGTTCCTCCTTAAGTACGAGGAGCAGCACCGAGTGCAGGCGGCCCAAGCCGACGAAGACCCGGTTGGCGGGACTGCGGAACTCATCCATCCCAACAACATCCTTCCTGCATTTTTGAGCTTCGTCAGCTACCGTGTGCACTGCATGAAGAGCTCGGAATTGCGCCATTACCTGGAGTGGGACTCTGATGCCGATAAAGCCTTTTGGGAGAGTATGGCCAACATCATCCCAGAGGAGAAGCTCAGAGTCTGGGACGCTGCCGAGATTGCCTTGACACAGTATCTGGCCGTCTTGGAGGAGAACTCGGAAATCTTCCAAAAAAATCGGACTCTGGGGGAGGAGAACAGGGAGTTGCGCAGGCAGCTGACAAGCGACAACGACGGGAGTGCTTTTCTGCTTAAGGACTTCCTGGTAAAGGAAAATTCATTAAATTTCACCAAATGA